In the Sorghum bicolor cultivar BTx623 chromosome 4, Sorghum_bicolor_NCBIv3, whole genome shotgun sequence genome, TTGTGGTAGGCGGCCATCTGATGCTGAAGTTAAAGGCACCAAGTAAGTTCATATTTGAGTCccattgaaattactaatacAACCATTTTAGATAAATCTATATTTATACAATATTTGTTTACTTGTAATTGCAGGAAGACCTCAGGAGTGTCGACGTCTTGGATTACACAGAACTTTGGTGCAGGACCACCGCCTGATGCTCCAGATCATGAGGTAGAGATGTATGCAAAGGTGTGGTTGTGGCACTTCTTGGGGGGTTTCTTGTTCCCTGATTCCTCAGGAGACAGCATCAGCTGGATTTTCCTGAGGATCCTTATGCAGCCACTGGACAACATTGCCGGCTACAGTTGGGGTAGCGCGGTGCTTGCATGGACATACCGTTAGCTTTGTCAGGCCTGTCGTCGCCAGTCATCGAATGGAAACCTAGGTGGTTGCTCATATCTACTTCAGGTTTGGATTTGGGAGCGTTTTTCAGTTGGAAGGCCCACTAAACCTCCGGGTTTGCCTGTAAGTGCATTTGCTAATTCGATTTCTTCACAACACTTAAGGCATTTATGACATTATGTTTGTGTTAATTGCAGGTATGGGTGCATGAAGATGTTGGACCCACCGCCCTTTTTCTCTGGTCAGATGCTAAGGTAGTCAGGGGCGAAGCAGACAGGAGGTACAGGCAGTACACTGACGAGCTAGACGTGTTGACACACAACTACGTAAGTTCAATTCACTTTTAGTACTAAATGCACTATTAATgcgttttattttgaaatactAAAAATAAGTTTACAAATTTTGCAGGTCACATGGTCACCGTGGTCTCGGTGGGAGCTAGAGGGGTACCTTAGTCCACGCTGCGACGAGGAGGATAGCGATTGGCTTTACGATGGCCCCCTGATCTTCTTCCACGTGGTCGAGATGCACTACCCTTGCAGGGTTTACAGACAGTTTGGGAGGCTGCAGGGGATTCCACCACTGTATTCCACAAACGCTGAGCTGCATAGGTATGATGGCACTTTGTTTGTTTCCATTAAGTGGCTCATTGCTAATGCAATATATTTTTGCAGGATTGATCGCAGGTTTCGGTCCACGCAAAAGGATTGGGCGGTCAGGCACGATGCACATTTGCAGACTTGGTATCACAGGCAGGTTCCCCTCGTCAACTCACTACCACCGCACGACCCGGCCAGATGGATGGAGTACCTACAGTGGCTGCACCGGAGTACGAAGACTCATATCATGGTCCCGTACACCAACACCCCTGCAgatgagggtggtgaggatgaCATCGCCGATGCATTCGACGAGGTGCAAAGGGTTGACAAACAGGTTCTTAGGGCCCCCTTAAATAGATATGTGGTAAGTATCTTGGACTTTCATGTATTATTTGATGTTTATGGCACAACAGTTGTCCAAATGATCGAGTTAATCTTGTGTGTGATGTTGTAGTCACAACAGTTGTCTAACTACTCCGAGGAAGCTAGTAGGCAACTGTTCCGGAGTAGAGACGACAAGAGCAACCCTCTTCGCAGCTTTGTCAAGGTACTTTCGAAAAAATAATTCATTATTACAAAGCAATTACAACTAAATAATGCATGTTGTCATTTTATCCTGCAGAAAATCAAAAAGGGCTGCAAGAAGTTAGCGGCTAAGCTGAGCTGTGCAGACACGACATATGCGCCTCCGTTGCACCCCATGTTGTCTAGGAGCCAGACGGCCTCGATGTCCACCAGAGCTACTTCGGCTAGGGCCGCTTCCTCCTCTGTACGTACTCCGCAGTACACAGGGAAGGGTCCAGCGGACGTGGACGATGAGGACGAGGCCCTTCAGTACTCCACGACTagtggcgacgacgacgacgacgagttaCAGTGGGAGTTCACCGGTCACGAGGAGATGGGTACCTCACAGCTAGGCGGTGCTCCTATTGGTACACAGGGGGTGGAGTACACACAGGAGGAGTACACACAGGGGGTGGAGTATACACAGGAGGAGTACACACACGTCGAGCACCAGGTGCCTATGCTGTGCTTTTACTTTTCTATATTTGCATGATTCAAAAATTAAAATTGCTCATTAGGGTGCTTGTTTGCAGGGTACTTCGTCCACACAGGAGATGGAGCGTGTCCATAGGCGGCAGCGCGAGAGGCAGCGGCGAGACCGCACGGACGTGGGGTGGACAAGCAACGTGGTGCCTACCAATCCTAGGAGGCGACGGAAGCCGCGAAACCGCTACACCCCTGGCGATGATTAGATTAGACATGTTTAGCAGTTGGGACTTGTCATGTAGTACCTGTGACATATTGTTATTTCCAGCACGTTGGTACCTGTGACATTTCTAGATAATTGATGTGCCTTTTTTTAAGAATTAGTGTGAATTAATTTAGTTGTTCGGATTTGTCATGTAGTGACATATCTCTGTATTGCCAAACCAGCTGCGAACCCGAACAATCGGTTAACAAAATACCAAACAACGGTAGTGCAGCAAAGGGTCTCGCAAATTTTTGGCTACCCCGCCATGGCTGGGGGCGGGTTAGGGCTACCCTGCCATGGTGCATGGCGGGGTAGCCCTAACCCGCCCCCAGCCATGGCGGGGTAGCCAAAAATTGGCCAGAACCCCATGTACCTTTCATAGCACTACTCAAAGTGACTTCCTctatttctttttaaatattacaCAAAAAACTAGCTAGTAAACATGCAAGAAACAAAACTTTTAAATGTTATATTAGTTAAACATGTTACAAAATCTTTTTCAATTGTTATGTTAGTTAAACATTCTGACAGCTGTGGACTTTGGCGAGGAGCGATCAAATTGAAATACGTCGGAATACAAATTATTACATGACAAGTTTCAAAGTACAAAAGTCTCATCCCTAAGCCACTGACATACATTACCACATCAATCAAACTGCATGCACCACTGCGTAAGCAACTCGTCCTCGGACTCCCAATCGTCCACTACAACCTCCTTACCCATGCTTGCCTCCGCTGCCTTGCCCTCACTAGCCTGTCTCTCGTAGTaagctgcctctgcctcttctgcCGCCTGAGAGTATAACTGCCCCTCTTCCTCGGTCATGTCTGTTGGCCACCATGAGTCATAGACCGATGTCTTCTGGTTGTGGTATGCAGCCTCACCCTCCTCTAAGGCACCGACAGGCATCGGTCCTGACGCCTCACCCTCCTCTGCAAGACGAAGTAGGTCGCCTATCCTTCCCATTTCGTAGTCATGCTCGTCCTGAGGGTACCCCAATTCCTCGGCAAGACGAATGAGGTCGCCTATCCTTCCGGTGTCGTCGTCTTCctccgcctcgtcctcctcttcgACCACAATCGGACGGCTAGCGGTGCCACCAACTGCAGCCTCCCGCCCTAATATCATATTCTCCGCGTACTTAGCACGGCCCACATCTGCTTGCCAGTTTCCGGTGCATCCAATCTCTGTAAGTACAAAATTTAAAGAATTAATAACATATTCATTTCAGAGAAACTAACAGTTTCACTTTCAAAAATTAAATGACTCACTAGCACATAATGAGGCAATAGTATCGTTCAAGCATTGCATCTCAGCTCTCTCAGCCTCCTCCGCAGCCTTCCTTGCATCCTCTTCAGCCTTCCTTGCACGGTACTCCTCTATCTCCTTTTCCCTCTCCTCGGACCACTTCTTCCATGCAATACTCGCAGGGTTACGAACACGCAACTCCTGGGCGAATGCAAGCATTTTCTTCTTAtggtccttcacaaaatcagtgACGTAGTTTGCAGGATAACCTCTCGTCTTGCGAACTGCTACTCTTGCCTTATACTCATCTTTGAACTTAAACACATCATCAGATGATTCCCATTTGCATTTCTGAGTGCTCTGTTACGAGAAAtatatgaatacaaagttagcGTACAAAAACAAATATATGAGTATACTAGTACTAAATGTGCACAGTCCTAGCAAACCTCATCATAGTCGATCATGTGGCCACAGAAGTGGCCAATCCCAAGACCTGAAGGAACTAGGCCGTAGCTAGCTTCAACACCACATTTGCACATCACGGGAGGCGCAATAGACCTCCGCTTCTTCTTCCACTCTTGAACCTCCTCCTGCTTCTCAGGCTCTGGCCAATGGCTCTTTGGACCATAGATCCACTCCGCGAAACGACACTTTCGAAAACCACGATCCTACAAAAAGAACACATTAGAACACACATATATCAACTGAAATTTTAAGATTGAATCAAAACTTACTTCACGCCGCAGAGGACAAACGAACTCTAGTTCATTCCGTGGATTTATCACGGCTTGTTCTCCGCAATGACACTTTGGAGGATCCTCGAGCCGCCGTGCAGAGGCGACGACCTTCTCTTCCTCCGTCATAGGAGGAGGGTTAGGGGGGCGGAACCCAGCGAGTATACAACTCACGTTTGCAATGATCAACGCCGGGGTAGAAAAGCAGAATTCTTGGGTCAAACTTGTCCGGCCCGTCGATCCATTGGAAGAAAAAGCACCGGAAGTAGGGCTACAAAAGAGTTTCAATTGTCTCATTgggaataaaaagataaaaaaccAATAAGAAAAACAAAGGGCACAGTGACTTACGCTATAACTATAACAAGTATAGAAGCAACGTGCCGCAGTATCCGGATGTCTCGACTGGCTCACGTGTGCCGGATGTCCACAATCACAATTTGGAATAGGTTCCTCGGGaggtgtcacaccctggcttttaaaataagcctagagtcgtcatatgtgtgcccaggaagtccacacatacaacaaagaatagaaatatcaggaaacaatgttatatatagcggaaaacatatttatattatcacttacaaacatcagagtacgcggaaagagtagctaaacttcttaggctccattttGCGTGCCATCCTCGGTTCGCGTGCGGGTGCTCGGATCGAGCCGTGGCGATGGTCTCCGCATCGCACGGCGCGGCGGGGAAGAAGGCCGCTCTCGCTGACAAGTGGGGCCCACCTGGCGGTCAAACAAGGCGCGGGTGGCGTGCGggccactgctgctgctgctgggccgAGGCCCAAGTGGGGGCGCGGGGTGTTGGGCCGTGGGGAGAGGGAGACGGCCCAGGAGAGAaagctctttcttcttttcttttctttttgtaaAACAGAAATTCTAAACCATTTTGTTAACCAATTTCCAAACTATTTTCAAACCATATTTCAAAACAAATTTGATTCAATACTTAGGGATTATTTTGGAGTTGGACTTCTTTCCTATTTTTTTGAAAACATAACCTATTTTCTTAAAACAACCCTTTTTTTTAACTCAAATATGAATTAGTTTTCGTAAGAACTTTTAgtgtgttttttttaaaaaaaaaccgaAAAGGACCTACACGTGGCTTGCTAGAAATTTTGTAATTCATTGTTGTCACGCAAGCcaaacaaagctagggcacaaagcacgcaataacaaaacaaaacaccctTCACTTTTCTTTATTGAAGTTttaaattccacatttttctcattttgtaatcacaataattaataaaaaaaaacttgtaatattttagaaaaattttaaatccttatttaatttagtgttttataataacaatccaaaattagaaaattttggggtgttatagatctaccccactcaacataaatctcgtcccgagatttgaagaaACTAGAGAGAACGATAAAGTAGATCATCAAAGTTGTTTCGAGACTTTCAAGATATAATCAAAGGATTAATATAGACATAAGGGTAAAGTGTATGGTAAAGATTGATGACAAGGGAAGATAAACGTATGAGATAAGAATTGATCTTTGGATCATGAATTATGATAAGATGCAAGGGCAAGGAACCAATATTAACAAGAGATGATACATATGAGATAAAGATTCATGTTATGGTGCTCATAATTTCCTTGATTCAAGATTTATGAGATAGAAGATGAAAGGATAAAGAATTAGCAAAACTTGACAAGGACtgagatttttttttaagtCTTCGCGCTTAATCATTTGTAGTCCTATGAGACGTAGGATCCAAGATTACATGTTGACAAAATTGATAAGGGCTCATCGCAAGAATGATAAAGATCAATATATAGTTCTCCATGTCTTTCTGATTAGAGATTTTCAAGAGTGATGATCGTAGCGgacgctaccccacttaaaCCAAGTGTTAGCTTATCTTCCAAATTCCTGTATAAGAATACTCATCTTGTCAGTAGATAATCTTCAAAGTTTTCCTTTGGAGGTTACTAGTTCGACAAAACACTGCACCTCTTGAGATTCTGAGAGACAGGGAGAGAAACAACATAATGATTGGAAAGGATAGATTAAGAATAACCTTAGTTATCTTAGTAAAAGTGTGAGACTTAAGTTAAAAGACAAAAGATTTATCTAGGAGAAAACTCTTGAACACCACCTGAGAAAACAATCCAAGGGGTCTTGAGAAATTGACCATAATGGTATGGTGGTATATTGCACCTTCAGGTTCTGAATTTGGTCACGAGTCCATCATATATTCCAGGGTGAAAAATACATCTTATCTTGGGACTTTGGTTTCCTATGCCTTGCTTTGACATGTCAACAGGCATCACACTttcaatgatttttttttgtctccAAAGATGGATCCTAAGCCGACTTGACCTACTACTTGCAGTGTCGGGAGAATGTTGCAAGAGAGAACTACACAAATGATGTCGACTCATTTTGTATGAAGAATTTAAGTTAGCTTCACAGGTAAGCACTACAAATTGATGTTGGGATAGCACGATGTGCTTCGTCCATGGTTCCATCAGTTACCATAAATAGATTGAACATCTGGTCAAACAACTCATAACTCATATTGGAAGCTTAAGAATGATAAGGTACAATGAACAAGACATCTCATTTTACAAAGAAGATTACAAGTGACTTGAATACAAAATCTTTTTAAGCTAATAGACACAACTGACTTCAGATTTCATAGACCATCATAGACTAGCTCAAATCCATGTAGGTCCCTTAATATAACTTGCTTCACATCAGATGTTGAGAATACATTGCCTCTATATAAGGTCCACATTTTTTTTGTCTGCCTCATGATCGGCACCATCCTTCCATTAGTCCTTCAATTCTTGGGGTGAGGATGAATACCTTCATACGCAAACCTATCTCCTGATGGGGTGGTTAGAGATACTGAGTGTTGGGTACAGTCAATCTTTCCGTGACAAGCGGTTAACCATCCTCTTCCAAGAACGACATCAATCTCCAATGATTCTAGGACTATAAGATTCACCTCATAATTTACACCTTTTATAACAAGACTAACTTTTGGGCACATGTGTTTAGCTTTTATCTTCCCTCCTAGTGATTTGACCAGTATGGGTTTCTTCATTTCCAACATAAGCATCTTAAGATCAGCAACACATTTAtttgagatgaaagaatgtgaagaacCTGAGTCAAACAAAACAGCGGCAGGAGTTGAGTTGACTAGAATCgatccaaacaccacattttgtGCTTCGCGAGCAGTACATAGATCCACATGTTTCAATCTACCATTAACATAGTCACGAACTGGGTACTTCTTTGGACAATGTTTCTTGTGATGTCCCTCTTCATGACACTGGTAACAAACATTGCTAACAGTTTTAACGTAGGTGCTATCCTGACATTGAGCTCCTTGAATTGATGTGCTAGGAGTAACTAAAGTGCTACTAACTTGTTGGTTCTGAGGGTTCACCTTCCACGGAGTCTCTTCATCATTTCGCTTCTTAGCTTGATTACTCTTTCGAGGCTGAAGTTCTGTAtaggtgatggtccatccatctaggCATATCTCTGGCATAGCAAGTGTAGCTGAAGGGGCATCTAATTCTTCAAGATATGAATGTGTCTGATGAGAGTTTGGAGCAAAATCTAACTGCAATGTAGAACTCAAATTTGGCTCAACACTTAACAGTGGCTCTAGGGAGATTGCCTTCCTTTTCTTGTTACCTTCAGTCTGTTGATCCTGGTGTATCTCAATCTTTCCTTCGTCTAACTTGTTCTGAATACAAGGCAAACCATAATGTCTACAACAGCGACACGGCTCTTGAATTCCAAGTGCCTCATtaataccatctttcttagctttCATGTTCTTCCAGGCTTCTATTACTTGTCTCTTCATTGCTCCTTCCTGAGTTTTGGTCATGTTCTTTTCTAAATATAACTGAGAATCTTTTGGTGGTCCCACTCCACGTAGTACTTGATCTTGCATAGACAAGGGCTTCTCCTTGTTTACTAGGGACAAGGGTAGCATAGTTGGGTCTTCCTGACATTTGGTGTAAGCTTCTTCAATGTCACCTTGGAGAAGTAAAGATTGTAGTATCAAAAGCTTTTGGAGTCTAGCCATATGATCAGCTGCCATCTCTAGGATTTGGGATtgccaagctatcatctcttcACTGCTCAATTGTGTTGCAGAAGTCATTGGTTGACTCTGATCACCAATATTTTTTCCATTGATGTCACCACTTGGATCAATCATCTGGCATTAGGCAATAGTAGAATGAGCTAGAGTAATATAGGCAAAGAGTATGACATAGGGTAGGAGAGAATAGCTGGACAGGATTAAGATTGACAAAAGATATGGATAGGATAAGAGAGatcactaccccacttaacagagATCGAGCTAATCCCCAAACGATTTCTTCCAGAACTCCTTCAAAACACTAGAATAGAGACAACACACAAAACATCAAACCAAACAAAACAAGCACGCAACACACCAACGATACTACACGTACTTCTTCAATAgtggtggtcatcctaaaaGGTAAGTCTGAGATGATGAAGGGCCATCGAATTTGGAAATAAAGCAAGTTTTGTAAACTTTAGTAAAACAACTAAATAAGAGCCAAGGAGATAaatagaaatagctcaaaggaagctattcaaGGAGTGGATACAACATGACAAGGATGAGGAAATAGTCAGAATAAAAGGGTCAAGGTGTAAGAAAATAGTTTTGTCTCAAAATAAGCTTTAGAAATCGACCAGTGCTGtctaggcatacgtcctacagtcaacattgctctgataccattcctgtcacaccctggcttttaaaataagcttAGAGtcatcatatgtgtgcccaggaagtccacacatacaacaaagaatagaaatatcaggaaacaatgttatatatagcggaaaacatatttatattatcacttacaaacatcagagtacgcggaaagagtagctaaacttcttaggctccattcttctcagggacggttgactgggggctccgtacgccaagcacttctgataagcttctagaaaactccatagcatctttgttcttcttctgagcagcactttactacacactggggtgtggggggaatagcaagggtgagttcatgtcgaactcaacaagca is a window encoding:
- the LOC110434808 gene encoding uncharacterized protein LOC110434808, with the translated sequence MCKCGVEASYGLVPSGLGIGHFCGHMIDYDESTQKCKWESSDDVFKFKDEYKARVAVRKTRGYPANYVTDFVKDHKKKMLAFAQELRVRNPASIAWKKWSEEREKEIEEYRARKAEEDARKAAEEAERAEMQCLNDTIASLCAKIGCTGNWQADVGRAKYAENMILGREAAVGGTASRPIVVEEEDEAEEDDDTGRIGDLIRLAEELGYPQDEHDYEMGRIGDLLRLAEEGEASGPMPVGALEEGEAAYHNQKTSVYDSWWPTDMTEEEGQLYSQAAEEAEAAYYERQASEGKAAEASMGKEVVVDDWESEDELLTQWCMQFD